Proteins found in one Panicum hallii strain FIL2 chromosome 4, PHallii_v3.1, whole genome shotgun sequence genomic segment:
- the LOC112890650 gene encoding 1-aminocyclopropane-1-carboxylate oxidase 1-like — protein MREYAARCRRIADVVVLLVRLLGLHEGCFVVMMNEGVAMTHARFKFNHYPRCPTPDLVLGLKSHSDASVITVVLIDDAVGGLQVRKPNDGGGGVWYDVPIVRNALPRARAVANAERDRVSLAMFYTLDPEKEIEPLPEMVDEKRPRRYGKTTTKDYLAVLFERFARGARAMDTVKSQQLNLILGLVVRMV, from the coding sequence ATGCGCGAGTACGCCGCCAGGTGCCGGCGCATAGCCGACGTCGTAGTCCTGCTAGTCAGGCTGCTGGGCCTGCACGAGGGCTGCTTCGTCGTCATGATGAACGAGGGCGTCGCCATGACGCACGCCAGGTTCAAGTTCAACCACTACCCGCGCTGCCCCACGCCGGACCTCGTCCTCGGCCTGAAATCCCACTCCGACGCCTCGGTGATCACCGTCGTCCTCATCGACGACGCCGTCGGCGGGCTCCAGGTGCGGAAGCcgaacgacggcggcggcggcgtctggTACGACGTGCCCATCGTTCGGAACGCGTTGCCCCGTGCACGGGCGGTGGCGAACGCGGAGCGCGACCGGGTGTCGCTGGCGATGTTCTACACGCTGGACCCGGAGAAGGAGATCGAGCCGCTGCCGGAGATGGTGGACGAGAAGAGGCCGAGGCGGTACGGGAAGACGACGACCAAGGACTACCTAGCGGTGCTGTTCGAGAGGTTCGCCAGAGGGGCACGAGCCATGGACACTGTTAAATCTCAACAGCTGAACTTGATTCTGGGACTAGTGGTGAGGATGGTGTAA
- the LOC112888438 gene encoding peroxisomal membrane protein 11-5, producing the protein MTSLDTVRGDLALVILYLNKAEARDKICRAIQYGSKFLSNGEPGPAQNVDKSTSLARKVFRLFKFVNDLHALISPPAKGTPLPLILLGKSKNAMLSTFLFLDQIVWAGRTGIYKNKERAEFLSRIAFYCFLGSNTCTTIIELAELQRLSKSMKKLEKELKHQELYKNEQYRMKLQKSNERRLALIKSSLDIVVAVGLLQLAPKKVTPRVTGAFGFASSLIACYQLLPSPPKSK; encoded by the exons ATGACTTCTTTGGACACTGTGAGAGGGGATCTTGCTCTGGTCATTTTGTACCTAAACAAGGCTGAAGCAAGAGATAAGATCTGCAGAGCTATACAGTATGGATCAAAGTTTCTGAGTAATGGAGAACCAGGGCCTGCGCAGAACGTCGACAAGTCAACTAGTCTAGCTAGGAAAGTTTTCAGGCTTTTTAAG TTTGTCAATGACCTGCATGCTCTAATTAGTCCTCCTGCCAAAGGAACTCCACTTCCACTGATCTTACTCGGAAAG TCGAAGAATGCAATGCTGTCAACTTTCCTCTTCTTGGATCAAATTGTGTGGGCTGGGAGGACAGGAATATACAAG AACAAGGAGCGAGCGGAGTTCCTCAGCAGGATAGCTTTCTATTGCTTCCTCGGTTCTAATACCTGTACAACCATTATTGAG CTTGCTGAGCTCCAACGGTTATCCAAGTCGATGAAGAAGCTAGAGAAGGAGCTTAAGCACCAAGAGTTGTACAAG AACGAGCAATACCGGATGAAGCTGCAGAAGTCCAACGAGCGGCGTCTTGCTCTGATCAAGTCGAGCCTGGACATAGTTGTTGCCGtggggctgctgcagctggcCCCGAAGAAGGTGACCCCCCGCGTCACCGGGGCGTTCGGCTTCGCCAGCTCACTGATCGCTTGCTACCAG TTGCTTCCGAGCCCACCCAAGAGCAAGTGA